In Malus sylvestris chromosome 15, drMalSylv7.2, whole genome shotgun sequence, a single genomic region encodes these proteins:
- the LOC126601806 gene encoding uncharacterized protein LOC126601806 — protein sequence MAGIVDNALLFGKKHVWSSIHHLNVKEEVSLSHGLSCRVHIDFMLLFKIGPYLAESWGSSKSKRRGVKLCFRTILGKYCLLSCQKMVTQSLKGAALDCLSRMLRRS from the exons ATGGCTGGCATTGTTGATAAC GCACTTCTCTTTGGAAAGAAACATGTTTGGTCTTCAATCCACCATTTAAATGTGAAAGAGGAAGTTTCCCTCTCACATGGTTTGAGCTGTAGAG tACACATTGACTTCATGTTACTTTTTAAAATTGGTCCTTACTTGGCTGAGTCATG GGGGAGTTCAAAGTCAAAGAGGAGGGGT gtgaagctttgttttAGGACCATCTTGGggaagtattgtttgttgagttGCCAGAAAATGGTCACTCAGTCTCTCAAGGGGGCAGCTTTGGATTGCCTTTCCAGAATGTTGAGGAGGTCATAG